acagaagtctcaagtttttagtcaaatttgcatgctgcatgcctgcatgcctgcttgcttgcttgcctgcttgcttgctagcttgctagcttgctagcttgctagcttgctagcttgcttatATTTAATCAAATAAGAACTactctgtaaccacctatttaaggcgaataaatgattattattattgcctgcttgcttgcctgcatgctagcttgcttgctagcttgcttgcttgctcgcttgcttgcttgctcgtttgctagcttgcttgtttgcttgctgcatgcaatgcttattataacaaatgaactttatatacaattattattgttatatgatttaagttttataggaaaagaattttatctcatttgattgttcgacattttatttttatatgatttgaatgttatttgttttaaatagtatacattgtaagttttatagaaaatattcattatatcaaaccattttatatcagttaatagttatttgtcttaaaattattcgttttaaaattatattatttgtttattatagtaaataatgattatattaaatgattttatataatttgatgttatatcctctaagtattatatgatatgtagttatatcatacattacacaccctgTCCATAGGCAGACCATAAACTTTTGACTTTTAACATGACTTATATTCATTTTACCTTTAGCTCCTAGAGTCCCTACGGGATTGAATGAATTTCTCCGCAGTTTTACCCTAAAGTCGATGGGTATATCTTTGGCAAGGGGCACGTGGTAGTACCAAGTACGGTCGGTGAGCAGTTCTCCTGTTTTCTTATCGTATATCAGGTGTTCGTGTGTCCAGTATCCCAGGCCCATCGTAAAAGCACCTTCCACCTGGAAATATGAACATTAAAAGTTTTACAAATTATTAAGTAgctatatttattaaaacttattaaataGCAAGCCGAATCTTTGATTACCTGTCCTACATCTAATTCTGGGTTAACACTCGTACCAACGTCCTCAACTATGTCTACTCGTCTAATGTCATGCTCCCCAGTTAGAATATCCAATTCAACCTCAGTGCAAGCTGCCCCTGCTGATCTGTAAGTATTCTGATCGTTGGATGTTACACGATAACTTGTTTGCAAGTTTATTCCCTGATCGTAGGCAGCTTTTATCAACACCTCCCACGTTGGATTATTCAAACTCTCTCTAACAACCGACAAACGGTCCAAAAGTAGCTGGCAACATTTAATAGCACCATAACATGACGCTTGGGTAGTTCGACTCGAACCCACAGTAAAACCATTAGGATTTTTTTCGACTGTAGTTGGCTTGGTCTTTACTTTATCTATTGAAATATTTAGCGTGTATGCCACCACCTGGATTACTTTAGTGTTGATTCCTTGACCTATTTCAACTCCACCGTGTGAAACAACTACAGTGCCATCTCCGTGGTAGACCGTTAAGAGAATGTGATAATCTAACAAAAGAGGTGCAGGCCAGCTCAAGAATGCTACTCTCAATCCTCGTTTCTTCCACCGGTTAAGCTTGTTAAACTCATTGACTTCTTCTTTGCGCTTGTAGTACTCGCTGTCTGCAAGGAGTGTCTGAACTACTTCTTTGACGTCAGCATTTTCAGCGCTCATGTTATTTAGTCTAACTTCTACTGGGTCTCTTTCGAGTTCATAAGATATTCTCTCCATGATGTGTTCTGTCATCGCTATAGCTTCCAGTTCACCTAGAaagcataatattaaaaaagctGAATAAAAATTCTACTAATTATGTATGTTGACGAAACTTACCAGGAGCTCTTGCAAATGTATTAGAAGCAGTGTCCGTTGTAACACTGAAAATCTTGTATTGCCATCTTCTGTTATCGTAACAGTTCTTCAGAGCTGATATGGCTAGAGGAATAACCAAGTCACTGAAAATATATCCATTGTCCTCGAAAAAATGATATTCCAAGTACTGTATCCGTCCTGAATCATCAATTCCTACCTGAAAAGTTGAAACATAAGAAGATCATTAATATGTACAAACAACATCACTCAAGTAACACGTGGCATTTACACTACACTAGTACTAATAACTAGAACACTACAGTAGTAGTGGTCtagttaaaatatgtatatgCCACAGTGTTTCTTGGAGTACCTATCAATTACCAAATAGGAGCTAATAAAATGGTAGTCTCTCTGATGTGCTGTTTGGTGTTGACTGTACATTAGAGTTGGATGGACTAAAACTTCGCACCTCGTAATCTGACGTACAGGGAAATCTTTTGCCAACTATTCTCATGTTGGCTTGGATGCTCATCACAAAGCGACAAGGTCTGTGTAAAAGGTAAGTAGCCAGTGCACACGCAGTCCCCGGATGCGCCGCCCGGGTGATTTTGGCACCATAAGCACCACCACAACGAGGTATTTCCAAGTTTATTCTGCAGACATGGCTCCATTTAAAATACACCTCAAAACTCAAACagcatattaataaaaatgggAAAAAAGAGCGTATCGTACGTATGGAATTAACTACtatattaatacattttttttatacttatttgaaATCGTTTCATAAAaggtgtttattatttttattcggaaTTTCGTTGATTTAATAATTTGAAAGATATTATTGGAATAATCGACAACTAACCTGCATTGTTCTAATTTGAGCGCCTCAGATATACCCACCAGCGCTTGGTCTGCCCATTGCGAAGAAATAAAAACATCAATACCGTCTTCGCTGGGTCTGGTCACAGTGGATAAAGTTTCCATCGTAAAATGATATTGAGCAAAAATGTCGTCACCTCCTTTTATGACTCTTTGCACGTTTGTTCCTCTATCTCTAGCAGGCAATACCAGAAGCAGGGTAATCCGACTGGGATCATTTTCTCTTACATCTTTTATTGTTAGTAATATTTTTCTCTTATCAACCTTATATTTGATTCTTACAAGCAATGCAGCTCTGTTTGCTAGTTTTTCTGATTCAGCAACAATCAACCCTACAGCTTGGTCGTAGTATTTGACGGTTTTATCAGCAAATATTTCTTCAGGAAAAAATAGACTGGGTACATTTTGGGATAAGAATGAGTTGTTGCCCGGAATGTCTTTCGCTGAAAAGAAGGCTATTACTCCGGGTAGATTCTGCAAATAAACCAGGAATAAATTAAAAGAGTTATTATGTTTCATTGGTCCCTTTTATCTGTAGCATGTTATTTAGCTCACCAACGCTGGTGTAGGATCGATGCTTTCGATTTCTCCAATACAAATATCTGATGTAACAAAGGCACAGTACAATTCCCTGGGTTGCGTTGAAAGATCGTTGACATAGTGCGCTTCACCGGCGCATTGTATGAGTGCGTCTATCTTGGGCATCGGCTCATTGATTGGCCATATAAAAGGATTCGTGTCATATACTTCCGTTCCTTTTGATACAGGTCTAGTCTTTCTCAGATCCCTAGCTCCGGAACGATAGTTTGGCTTAAGTCTGTCTTGTGGAATGATGTTCAGTAAACCCTAAACATTTCAGAATTTTAGCATTGTATCAGTTGCAACCacccacttgttactagcgttcttttaaaagaacgccagtaacaagtgggttaataAATTACAACATCAAATCACTAAAGTTTTGTATCCTAATTACTCGTACTTACTTTATAAAATAATCCAAGAGCACACTTTTTCCTGTACTCAGGTTCCAAGTCACCTGGTATTTCTTCAGCTTTGATTTCTTTTTCTAATATCTTGAGTGCTTCTTGTAACACTTCAttggtaaatattttctttttcacgAGATATTGTTCTGTTTTCCTGGCATGGGTGAAGTGTGCTGAGATGCCTCCCATGACAATACTTGCCGAGAGTACAGTTTCTTTGTCATGGTGATCAAATTTGTACAAAAATGCGGCGTTAACTTGAGCATGAGCATTTTGAGCACGTGGCATAATCTACAGAAAACATTTTGTCTAAAATCAAAACCCATTGTTACATTAAATTTAGTGATTGCTTCGGTATTTTCATAAAGTAGATACCAATAATAGATTTGGATGAAATAAATCGAATAGGTATTATGATGTCCATAGGCTCTGCTTATTATTTGTGCTTGATTGATACTCATGTTTTATAGATTACCTTGAAAGATGTAAAATGATAATTTTCTGAGAATGGTGGTATTTTGACGTGTGTTATAACGCGTCCAGTCATATCGAGGCCTAGGAAGTATTCTGGAGTCACCTCAATCGCACCATTTTGGTGAACTATAAAAAATCGCAATCAATAATTCAGCATTTATCTTTATCTCTACACATGATCACCATTATTACACTGTCCATCGGGATCATAGAAAATTACTTTCGCTCTGCGTGTTTAGTATGTTTGGTTATCTAAGCCTAGATACAGCcttcttaaattttattttagaactGAAATACTTTACCTATGGTTAACAAAGCTCCAATTGTTTCAAACAGAAGGAAGATGTCTGACGAAAACCTTGGGTCTCTATGTTTGGTCATCAAATTGCCTGCAATGGTTCCGATCTGTAATAATATTGGTATCATTATCGTAAACTACATTGATTAGAGAACTAGTCAGTTAAGATTGGAGTCTTTAGACCTCAGTCTGGTTTAGATTTCCAGATAGAAAACAAAAGTGGAAAGGAATTCAAAATTCTGACAACAGGGTTGTAATATATTTTTGATTACTGATTTATTTTCCTACCAAAGAAAATTCGAGAAGTTAACTACACAGTTGTTTTTGGTCTAGTCTAATTAACTTACATTTCTGACTGGAATATGAGCCACTAAATCTAAATGTTCGTAGAGTTTTTGCAAATACGCAAAATCCATATTTGTTTTAGATATGTGGTCGAAAATTTCCATCAGATCTGACAAGGTTGTGCCTGCTCCAACGACGAGGTTTTGGTCAATGTAGTATCCCTTAATTTCCTGTATGGGACTGATGTCTATCAACACCCTAGGAAAGGCAAATATTGGCACTGCTCCTGTAATTTATATTGAGTGTTAACGGGTGTCAACCGAAACggaa
This genomic stretch from Ostrinia nubilalis chromosome 14, ilOstNubi1.1, whole genome shotgun sequence harbors:
- the LOC135078132 gene encoding uncharacterized protein LOC135078132, with product MDRVTFAVNGVKCSVGSELDSDVSLNDYVREYLNLRGTKYMCKEGGCGACVVAVTAPDHDGHNRTFSVNSCLVSITSCQDWEVTTVEGIGNRGRGYHPVQKTLAEYNGTQCGYCSPGWVMSMYSLLESNPEGLTQDQIENSFGSNTCRCTGYRPILDAFKSFAKDAPKPNLNDIEDLTPCKNKCCKDECDKNWCFVNKPDPAGYKKIFLKDGRVWYRVTEVKDIFTILNDEGHESYMLVAGNTSRGAVPIFAFPRVLIDISPIQEIKGYYIDQNLVVGAGTTLSDLMEIFDHISKTNMDFAYLQKLYEHLDLVAHIPVRNIGTIAGNLMTKHRDPRFSSDIFLLFETIGALLTIVHQNGAIEVTPEYFLGLDMTGRVITHVKIPPFSENYHFTSFKIMPRAQNAHAQVNAAFLYKFDHHDKETVLSASIVMGGISAHFTHARKTEQYLVKKKIFTNEVLQEALKILEKEIKAEEIPGDLEPEYRKKCALGLFYKGLLNIIPQDRLKPNYRSGARDLRKTRPVSKGTEVYDTNPFIWPINEPMPKIDALIQCAGEAHYVNDLSTQPRELYCAFVTSDICIGEIESIDPTPALNLPGVIAFFSAKDIPGNNSFLSQNVPSLFFPEEIFADKTVKYYDQAVGLIVAESEKLANRAALLVRIKYKVDKRKILLTIKDVRENDPSRITLLLVLPARDRGTNVQRVIKGGDDIFAQYHFTMETLSTVTRPSEDGIDVFISSQWADQALVGISEALKLEQCRINLEIPRCGGAYGAKITRAAHPGTACALATYLLHRPCRFVMSIQANMRIVGKRFPCTSDYEVGIDDSGRIQYLEYHFFEDNGYIFSDLVIPLAISALKNCYDNRRWQYKIFSVTTDTASNTFARAPGELEAIAMTEHIMERISYELERDPVEVRLNNMSAENADVKEVVQTLLADSEYYKRKEEVNEFNKLNRWKKRGLRVAFLSWPAPLLLDYHILLTVYHGDGTVVVSHGGVEIGQGINTKVIQVVAYTLNISIDKVKTKPTTVEKNPNGFTVGSSRTTQASCYGAIKCCQLLLDRLSVVRESLNNPTWEVLIKAAYDQGINLQTSYRVTSNDQNTYRSAGAACTEVELDILTGEHDIRRVDIVEDVGTSVNPELDVGQVEGAFTMGLGYWTHEHLIYDKKTGELLTDRTWYYHVPLAKDIPIDFRVKLRRNSFNPVGTLGAKAVAEPPTCLAVSVAFALRDAIAASREETGYPRKEWFDVDGPYTLAVNVLKSDVRLDEFLYY